Sequence from the Brevundimonas diminuta genome:
AAACCAAGAATCCGCAGCGCAACGTGCCCATCGGCCTGATCGGCTCGCTGGCCATCTGTACGATCTTCTATCTGCTGGTCGCGCTCGGCGCCGCCGGCGCCATCGGCGCTCAGCCGGTTCTGGGCGCCGCCGGTGAAGCGGTCCAGCCGGGCTCGCCCGCCTTCGTCGCCGCCTGCGCCCTGCCCGCCAACGCCGAAATGCTGGTCTGCTCCAACGAGGCCCTGGCCCACGTTCTGCGTGTCGTCGGGCACCCCCAGATCGGCAACGCCCTGGGCACCGCCGCCCTCCTGGCCCTGCCCTCGGTCATCCTGATGATGATCTTTGGTCAGACCCGCATCTTCTTCGTGATGGCGCGCGACGGTCTGCTGCCGGAAGGCCTGACCAAAATCCACCCCAAGTGGAAGACGCCCTACATCGTGACCGCCGCCACCGGCATCGCGGTCGCCATCGCCGGCGCCCTGTTCCCGGTCGGTCAGCTGGCCGACATTTCGAACTCGGGCACTCTGTTCGCCTTCTTCATGGTGTCGATCGCGGTGCTGGTGCTGCGAGTCAAGGATCCGAACCGCCGCCGTCCGTTCCGTACGCCGCTGATCTGGGTGTTCGCGCCCCTGTCGGCGTTCGGCTGCGCCTTCCTGTTCTGGAACCTGCCGCATGACGCCAAGATGGTGCTGCCGATCTGGGGCGGCATTGGCCTGGTGATCTACTTCGCCTACGGCTACCGCAAGAGCCACCTGGGTCGCGGCGTGGTCGAGGTTCACGAAACGGATGGTGACGTTCCGCCGCCGCCCGTGCCGCCGATCAGCTAAGACCAAACCGGGCCTGTCGCACCAATCGCGGCAGGCCCATCGATCGGCCTCAAATAGCCCGCACGGGCGATAGGCCAGGAATAAAGAAAGGCCCCGGAGCAATCCGGGGCCTTTTTTGTCTTGGTGCGGATGAGAGGACTCGAACCTCCACGCCTCTCGGCGCTGGAACCTAAATCCAGTGCGTCTACCAGTTCCGCCACATCCGCATCGGGTAGGCGGTCGCGTCTAGAGGGTGACGCCGCTCAGGGCAAGGCCTCAGCGACGCCCAGCGACCAGTTCGTTGCGGATGGAGCGTCCCAAGGGATCGCGGGCGCGCCAACTGTCGCCGACATCGGCCTCGACCATGCGGCTGCAGAAGCGCGGCAGGATCTGGCGCGGAATGAAGCCGGACAGACAGATCTTGTCACCCTCGGCCGACCAGCGCGCCGCCACACGTCGCCCGTCGGAAAACTGCGAGGTGTAGCGTCCATCCGGCTCGAAATAATGCCGGACCCACTGTCCATTCGGATAATGGGACACGATCGTGTTGCCGAACGCCTTGGACATATCAGCTGAGGCGGGCGAGGCCACCAGCACCCCCACGATCGCCAAAACGCAGATCACCGAAACCTGCTTCACGCGCCCCTCCTGCGCCATCCGTCATCGACTATCGACGATACATAAGACGGCGCAAGTGCTGCGGTTCCTCAGCCGTTACCGCGACGACCCGATTCGAACAGGAACCAGACGCGTTTCTCGCTCTCGTCGATCCAGTTCTCGAGCAGGCTGGCGGTCGCGACGTCGTTATGCTCGTCGCAAAGGTCATGCACCTCGCGCATCCGGCCGATCAGTTCACCGTTGTCGTCGCGAAGCTCCGCCAGCATATCGAGAGGATCGACATAGTCGGCGTCGTTATCGGCGATGCGTGATTCCTTGGCGATCTGACCGATGGAGCGCAGGGTGGTCCCGCCGATCTTGCGCGCCCGCTCGGCCATCGGATCGGTCATGGCCAGGATTTCCGCCGACTGCTCGTCCAGCATCAGATGGTAGTCCCGGAAGTGCGGACCCGAGACGTGCCAGTGGAAATTCTTTGTCTTGATGTAGAGAGCGAACGTATCGGCCAGCAGGCCGGTCAGAGCGGCGGAAATGCTCTGGGTCGCCTCCTCCGACAGGCTCGTCGGCGTCTTCAGGGGCGCCAGGCGCTTTTCTTTGGCGGTAACCATCATCGTTCTCCTCAGCAGCAGTCTGCGGTCAAGCTAGGTAGTCGGGCATCCGGACGGAAGCCCTGGCGCAGATGATAATGCTGAAGCTGTGAAGTGGTTCGACGGCGCCGACCTTTGTCGGCGGATGGCTGGGGAACTAGGATTTCCAGATTTTGCCCGAAACACCTTTAAAAACAACGCCCGAACCGAAGTTGAGAGACGAAGTTTGTAGTGACCTTGTAGCGGTTTTGATGGGGTGCGCAAGCAGTTCCCGGCCACTCAATGCCGGTCAGACCTATCCGGTGGATCGGCTATCCCCATTACCTGCATAAAGCGAAGGTCGTCTAACTCGCGCTTCGCTTGCTGTGCACTGCGTCCAAACTTGAGCGCATCATCGAAGCTGAAGTTGCTGCCCGCCGCCATTTGCTGACGAACGTTCCAGAGATCGTACAGCAGGCTTTTCAAGATCGGTGGGATCACGCCTAACTTGTAAAGCTGGGTAACGGAGACGAGCACTATCGGCGATGATACCGCGCACGATTCAGCAAGCAGGCTGAGGCTCTTTTCGAGGTCGGTCCACGCCCAAAGCACTGCGGATGGTGGATGGATTTTCGCCAGCGTTTCCAGTTCGTCGTGCCCTATGCCAAAGTCCTGATTGAGCCTCGATATCTCCCGCTGGCGCCTCCTCGCTTCCCTAGCGCTGGAATCTCGGTCGACTGGGATCGACCTCTCGACGACGTTAGGCTCAGCGGGTTCGCTTTGCGCATTATCCGAAGATGCGTTGTCAGTGGGTGGCACATCCTGCGGATCAAGTTGGGGGACGCCATCGCCCTCTATGCCTGCGGCGATAGCCTTCTTTTCGAGGTCATCCATGTTGACCTTCACGCCCATGCCTTCAGCCGCACGGACACGTTTCAAAAGGTCGCTGATCGGCGCGTGAAATTTCTTCAGGCCATAACCAATCAACACCGGCCAAACGATCACGGCCAGCAAAGCGGTGATCGCGACGATCAGCGCAGTTACCTCGGTCAGTAGCGACGGGTCGGGCATGTCCGGCGTCGGCGGCACATTGGTGATGGTGGTAACGTCTGGCATGGCTGAACTCCCCGCCGTCTCATGGCACGGGAAAGCCCATCAACCAACGGTGTTTAAGCCGTCACGTAGACCATCTCACCCATGTAGGTGACGTAGTCGGCTCCGCCGTTCGTAGTCACCCATTGCTTGCCAGCAGGCGGGTGCGGTTGTTCCGCAAAATCAGCACGTGGCTTCACGCCCCAGCCGAACCCAAAGCCGAACTCGATCTCCAACATCAGTCTAGAAAACCGACGATCCCGCTGGCGGTCGATGCGGGTAGAACACGGCGTGTCAGGACTGGGACAGTCTCCCCGGCCAGCACCGCGAGGGTGATGGTCTGACCGTCTTCATTCTTCGCAGGAAGAAAGACGAGGTTGCCCGCGCCATTGCAGCGCACCGCCTTAACATACTCGGGCAGATCGGCGTTGGCCGGGGTGATGTTGATGGCGCGTCCAGCGGGCGTGTTGAGCTTGGCGAACTGCCCCGCGTAGGGGTCTTTCTTGGGATCATAAGGCATAGAGCTATTTAGCGTCGGCGCGTGACAAGCCAGTCGTCCCCTCCTCATCCTGCTAAATAATGGATGAAGAGTGAGACATTCAGAGACCGCCTCCAACGTCAGATCGCGTTGGAACAGGAAAGCCGCGCCCTCGGCGCCGAACGCTACCGCAGCAGCCGCCCTATGCCGTGGCGCAATGATCCCAGCGCCGCCGATGAGGAGGCCGATCTGCCGCCCGGCCGTCAGCTTCTACGCCTCGCTCTCAAACCAACGGCGGACGCGATCCGAGAATTCACCGACCGCGTGAATCATGGCGGCGGCGCCCGAACTCCGGAGTCCTCCCACATCCTCAACGAACTGGGCGCTGAAGAAGCCGCCTACCTGATCGGCCGTGTGGTCCTCAGTGCGACCGTCGAACAGAAGAAGCTCACCGCTACCGCCATCGCAGTAGCGGACGCGCTCATCGAACATATTCAGATGGCGCGGCTCACGAAGGTGAACCGTCATGCCGCAAAAGGTGTGCTGCGCAATCAGCAGACCGGCGTTCGCAGCAGCAAGAAGCGCCGCGCGATCCAGCACATCTTCGAAAGATTGGGCGTGGATCGGACCTTCCCGCTCGCCACCCGCATTCGCACCGGCGTCAAAGCCATCGAACTCTTCTGTGACGCCACCGGCCTGTTCGTCATCGAGAGCCGGGGCCTTCAAACCAAATATGTCCGCCCGACTGAGGCGGTCCACCAATGGCTAGAGCAGCAGCACGCCCGGTGCGAACTGCTCGAACCGATCAACCTTCCGATGATCATGCCGCCGCGCCGTTGGACCAGTCCGTTCAAAGGCGGATACGTGACGCGCACGCCCGGCACTAGGCTCGTGAAACAGTCCAACGCCGCATACCACGAAGACCTCCGTCACCAGATGATGAACGCCGTCTATGACGCGGTGAACTCGATCCAAGAGACGGCGTGGCGGATCAACACCCCAATCCTGAACATCATCCGCGAAATCTGGGATGGCGGAGGGGTGCTGGGCGGTCTTCCCGCTCGTGAACCGGAGACCCTGCCCGGTCGTCCTGACGATTACGATATCAACGAGGAAGCGAAAAAGCGCTGGAAGCGTGACGCCGCTGATGTTCACGACCGAAACTCAAAGCTGGTGAGCGCCCGTCTGGCGATGAGCCAAAGGTTATGGGTTGGAGCGAAGTTCGCATCAGAAGAGGCGATCTACTTCCCTCACAGCCTCGACTTCCGGGGCCGCGTCTATCCCCTCGCAACAGGCGGGCCGCATCCGCAGGGCGATGATGTCGCCAAAGCTCTTCTGACATTCGCAGAGGGCCATCCGATCACCGACGCGGGCGCCCACTGGCTGGCCGTCCACCTCGCCGGTCTGTTCGGCCACGACAAGATCAGCTTCGAAGAGCGCGTCGATTGGGTGTTCGCCAATGAGGCGGCGATCCTAGATAGCGCCGCCGATCCGCTCGACGGTCAGCGTTTCTGGGCCACGGCCGACAGCCCGTTCATGGCGCTTGCCGCGTGCATGGAATGGGCGGGATACGTCCGTGAAGGCGCCGACTTCATCAGCCATCTGCCGGTCGCACTGGATGGATCGAACTCCGGCCTTCAGCATTTCAGCGCCCTGCTCCGCGACCCCATCGGCGCCGCAGCCGTAAACCTCGAACCTTCCGACCGGCCCAGAGATATC
This genomic interval carries:
- a CDS encoding Dps family protein, giving the protein MVTAKEKRLAPLKTPTSLSEEATQSISAALTGLLADTFALYIKTKNFHWHVSGPHFRDYHLMLDEQSAEILAMTDPMAERARKIGGTTLRSIGQIAKESRIADNDADYVDPLDMLAELRDDNGELIGRMREVHDLCDEHNDVATASLLENWIDESEKRVWFLFESGRRGNG
- a CDS encoding DNA-directed RNA polymerase; protein product: MKSETFRDRLQRQIALEQESRALGAERYRSSRPMPWRNDPSAADEEADLPPGRQLLRLALKPTADAIREFTDRVNHGGGARTPESSHILNELGAEEAAYLIGRVVLSATVEQKKLTATAIAVADALIEHIQMARLTKVNRHAAKGVLRNQQTGVRSSKKRRAIQHIFERLGVDRTFPLATRIRTGVKAIELFCDATGLFVIESRGLQTKYVRPTEAVHQWLEQQHARCELLEPINLPMIMPPRRWTSPFKGGYVTRTPGTRLVKQSNAAYHEDLRHQMMNAVYDAVNSIQETAWRINTPILNIIREIWDGGGVLGGLPAREPETLPGRPDDYDINEEAKKRWKRDAADVHDRNSKLVSARLAMSQRLWVGAKFASEEAIYFPHSLDFRGRVYPLATGGPHPQGDDVAKALLTFAEGHPITDAGAHWLAVHLAGLFGHDKISFEERVDWVFANEAAILDSAADPLDGQRFWATADSPFMALAACMEWAGYVREGADFISHLPVALDGSNSGLQHFSALLRDPIGAAAVNLEPSDRPRDIYADVAALVQAQVDQSSDPIAAIWRGKVNRKTAKRPVMTYVYSATRYGFHDMIFQTLRELDAEGPYLDGDNYAASLFLSGAMWEGLQNTVVAASSAMDWLRSVSRIVTSAGLPLRWTTPTGLPVLQSYYSRKSGSVNVTHKGKVFRLQVKNETKRLDSRRQANGISPNFIHAMDASHLMSVANRCHDNGIRALAVVHDSFAVHAARAFELGTILRETFVDLYQTNWLEVLRDEIAEQLPPEIAVTLPPVPALGSFDINRVLSSQYLFA
- a CDS encoding spike base protein, RCAP_Rcc01079 family, producing the protein MPYDPKKDPYAGQFAKLNTPAGRAINITPANADLPEYVKAVRCNGAGNLVFLPAKNEDGQTITLAVLAGETVPVLTRRVLPASTASGIVGFLD
- a CDS encoding amino acid permease, yielding MWRVKSLDAILATAEKKSLHRSLGPIQLTLLGIGAIIGTGIFVLTASAAQKAGPGMMISFVIAGAVCAVAALCYSELASMAPVSGSAYTYTYAVMGELLAWTVGWALILEYAVAASAVSVGWSGYVLGLIEQGLGFDFPDLLSAGPTWSMNGFIPTPDFSAGIVNIPAIVVALLVTALLMVGTTESARVNAILVAIKVVALTVFIVITLPVVQSANLSPFAPNGLFGQYSGMGIVGAAASIFFAYVGFDAVSTAAEETKNPQRNVPIGLIGSLAICTIFYLLVALGAAGAIGAQPVLGAAGEAVQPGSPAFVAACALPANAEMLVCSNEALAHVLRVVGHPQIGNALGTAALLALPSVILMMIFGQTRIFFVMARDGLLPEGLTKIHPKWKTPYIVTAATGIAVAIAGALFPVGQLADISNSGTLFAFFMVSIAVLVLRVKDPNRRRPFRTPLIWVFAPLSAFGCAFLFWNLPHDAKMVLPIWGGIGLVIYFAYGYRKSHLGRGVVEVHETDGDVPPPPVPPIS